From the Burkholderia ubonensis subsp. mesacidophila genome, the window GTCGCCGAGCTCGGCATGCAGGCGCGCCCAGTAGTAGTTGTTGACGATGCCGGTGACGACGCCGCCCCGGTTGACGGCCGCCGTCACGCCTTCCTCGTCGTCGAAGATCTGCGCGTTGGTCTTCAGGCCTTTCAGCCATTGCAGCGTCGCGGCTTCGCCGTGCAGCGCGAGCACCGCGCTCACGAGCGGCAGGAAGTCGGCGTCGCTCGGCGCGACGCCGACCTTGCCCTTCCATTCCGGCTTCGCCAGATCGAGCAGCGACGCGGGCAGCTGCGGCGGCTGGAGCTTGGCCGTGTTGTAGATCAGCACGCTCTCGCGCGCGAGCACGCCCTGCCAGTTGCCGTCGGTCGCGTTGAAGCGCGCGGGCACGGCCTTCAGCGCATCGGCGTCGACTTTCGCGAGCAGGCCCTTGTGGTCGAGCAGCACGAGCTCGGGCGAGTTCTCGGTGAAATACACATCGGCCGGCGTGCGGTCGCCTTCGGCGACGAGCTGCGCGGCGAGCGCCGGGCCTTCGCCCGAGCGCACCTTCACGCTGATGCCGCTCTGTGCTTCGAAGTCCTTGACGAGCTGGTTGACGACCTGCTCGTGCTGCGCGTTATACAGCGTGAGCGTGGCGGCATGCGCGGGCGTCATGTGCAGCGCGCCCGTGAGCATCAGCGCGGCGGCGGCCGCGGCGACGAGGTGCCGCATCGGGCGGCTGAGGGTGGAAGTCTTCATGTCGGTAATCGGGTGGTGGATCCGGGAAGGCCCGCTCATGCGTCGAACAGCGCGGCGCCGATGAACGAACCCGGCTGCGCGCCCGGCGGGCACGCGAAGATCGCGCTGCCGACGTGCGTGGTGAACTGGTTCATGATGTCCAGCTTCGCGAGCTTCTCGTTGATCGGGATGAAGCCCTTGCGCGGGTCGCGCTGGTGCGCGACGAACATCAGCCCCGCGTCGTACTCGGTCTGCTGGCGCCACGGCGGCCAGCGCTCGATGTAGAAGTTGGTGCTGTCGTTGTACGAGTACGCGCGGCGCAGGATCTGCGCGCCGTTGTTCAGCTGCGGCGATGCGAGGCGCGCGTGCGAGTTGTCGGGGATGACGGCATTGCCGTCCTTGTCGACCGCGTCGAGATCGAGCGGCTCGAACTCGTGCTTCTGGCCGAGCGGCGCGCCACTGTACTTGTGGCGGCCGACCACCTGCTCCTGGAAGCCGAGCTCGGTGTTGTCCCAGTGCTCGAGCGTGATGCGGATGCGGCGCACGACCGTGTAGGTGCCGCCGTTCATCCACGCGGGGCCTTCGCCGCCGGCCCACACGAATTCGTTCATCGCGGCCGGATCGGACATCGACGGGTTCATCGTGCCGTCCTTGAAGCCCATCAGGCTGCGCGGCGTCTCGCCGGGCTTGCCGGACGTGAAGCCGGCCTGGCCCCAGCGCATCTGCGCGGCGCTCGCGCCGAGGCGCACGAGCTGGCGCACCGCGTGGAACGCGACCTGTGCGTCGTCCGCGCAGGCCTGGATGAACAGGTCGCCGCCGGTCTTCTCGGGCAGCAGCTGGTCGCCGTTGAAACGCGGCAGGTCGACGAGCGCGGCGGGGCGGCGCTTCGCGAGGCCGTAGCGGTCCTTGCCGGCGAGCGTGAACATGCCGGGGCCGAAGCCGAACGTGATCGTGAGCCGCGCGGGGCCGAGGCCGAGCGCGTCGCCGCCGTCGACCGGCGCCGCATCGTCGCCGCCCGCCGTCACGAGCGGCTGCGCGGTCTCGCCGCGCGTCATGCGCGCGGCCGCGTCGGTCCAGGTCTTCAGGAGCGCGATCACGTCGGCGCGCTTCGCGGTCGTCAGGTCGAGCGCCGCGAAATACGCGTGGCGCTGCTGCGGCGTCGTGATGCCGCCCTGGTGCTTGCCGTAGAACGGCTCGACGTCGTCGTGCGCGGCCGCGTTCGGCGCCGGCGCGTCGGCCGCGTGCGCGGCGGGCATCGACGCTGCCGCGAGGCCCGCGGCTACCGCGGCGCCGCCGGCTTTGAGGAAGCCGCGTCGCGTGGGGCGCGGAGGTTGGGTGAGGTCGTCTGCCATGATCGGCTCCGTCACTTCGCGAGCATCAGCGTGTTGACGTCGTCTTCGACGTAGTAGAAGCCGTCGCCGGCCGGCGTCATCGCGATCCCGAACAGGTCGCCGTTGCCGGGGGGCACTTGCGCCTTGTCGGTGTCGATCCAGCGCGCGTACAGCTGCTTGCCGGCCACCGGATCGATCTCGACGACCTGGCCGTTCAGCGCATTGGTCGCGAGCAGGTGGCCGTTCGGCGCGGTCGCGAGCGCGAGCGGGCGGCGCAGGAAGCCGTCGGCCGTGACCTGGCGGCCGACGCCCGCGCTGGTGTCGCGCGTGAGCGGGTCGTCGATCTCGACGATGCGGTTGCCGATCGCGTCCGACACGTACAGCTTCTTCTGGTCGCCGGACAGCGCGAGGCCGGTCGGGCCGACCAGGAACACGCCCTTGTCGGCCTGCGCGCCGAGGCCGCTCGCGACGACCGTTTCCTGTTTGATCACGGGCGGCTTGCCCGCCGGCACGTCGAGGTCGATGCGCAGCACGGTCGCCTGCTTGTAGACGGGCGGGTTGCCGTCGGCGCCGCCGACGCCGAAGCCGGCCATGCTGACGAACAGCGTCGCGCTGTCGCCGCGGTCGACCACGGCCATGTTGCCCCACGGGTCGTTGATGTTCGGCGTCGACCACGTCGACGCGACGTTGCCGTGCGGATCGAGCACGACCAGGCAGCCGGCGCCCTTGGTGTTCGTCGTGCCGTCGTTGCTCGGCGTGCTGCCGACGATCACCCAGCCGGACTTCAGCATCGTCATCGCGGTCGACAGGCCGACGCCGCCCGGGCACGCCTTCAGGTCGCGCGGGATCGACGCGAACAGGCTCAACTGCTTCGTCGACGGGCGATAGTTGACGATCGTGCTGCCGGTGCCCTGCAGGTTCGCGGCGTTGTTGAAGTTGTCGACGAGCACGTCGCCTGCCTGGATCGTGCCGGCCGTCACCGGCGCGACCGCGATCGCGTACGGGTTCTGGTCTCCGTTGTCCGGGACCGTGTTGACGAGCGTCGCGTGGCGGTGCAGCGTCTCGAGGAAGCCTTGCGGCTCGGCGTTCGCGGCCACGGCGGCGACGAGCGCGGCCGCGGCGAGTGCGCCCGTCGCAAAGCGGCGAAGCGGGGCGGATTCGATCATTCGGAGTCTCCTGGGAGGCGCGCCGGCAGCCGGCGCGCGAAAACGGGTACGGGGCGGGTACGGGAGTAGGCGGCGTCGCGCGGGCGATCAGAACGTGATGACCGTGCGCGCGCCGAGCACGAACGTGTTGCGCAGCGGCTGGGTCTGGTCGACCGGGTTCTGGCCGGCGCCCGCGTTGAACGTGTACTGCGCGTCCGCTGCGATCGTCCACCACGGGTTGATCTGGTACTGGTAGGTCGCTTCGACCGTCGTCTCCTGCGTGCGCACACCGTACGGGCCGTTCGAGAACGCGAGCTGGTCGCGGTCGAGCGAGCTCACGTGATTGCCGATCTTGATGTACGTGACCGCGAGGCCGACGCTGTCGTTGTCGCGGCCTTCGAACGGCGCCTTCAGCACGATGCCGGCGTTCGCCGCGAAGCTGACGAGGTTGCGGTCGCCGGGCGCGCCCATCACGCGCGCGAACACGCCGAGGCTCTTCGCGCCGGTCGGGTCCGGGCGCCAGATCATCTGGTCGGCCACCGCGTAGAAGCTGTAGTTGCCGTGGTGCTGCTGCCCGTTTCCGTTCGCGGCGGAGTTCGGATCGGCGAGCGACAGGCCGTCGGCGCCAATGCGCTGATCGGCGAAGCGGCCGTTGTGATACCAGACGCCGATCTTGTAGGTGCCGGGCAGCCCGTTCGAATGGCCGGTGTCCATCTCGCCTTCGGCAGGCTGGTTCAGCGCGTACTGCAGTTCGCCGATGTAGAGCGCGCCGTTGTGCAGGTTGAAGTTCGTGCCGCTCAGGTTGTTCGGGTTGTTGCCGAGCGGATCGCCGTCGAATACGCCCGCGAGCGCGGTGAGCTTCGGCGTCAGTTGCGCGCGCACCCGCACGCCGAGCCCGGCGAGCGGGTAGGCGGGACCGCCGTTCGGCAGATCGTAGGACGGCAGCGCGGGCCAGCCGAACATCGTGTTGATGAACGTGTTCGCGTAGGTGCTGACCATGAATTCCTGGTCGAGGCTCTGCTGGCCGATCTTCACGTCGACGCGCTTGTCGAGGAACGACTGCTGGTACCACAGCTCCCACAGGCGCGTCGTGTCCTGCGCTTCGATGCCGCTCGCGGTGTTGAGCGTGCCGAGGTTGTACTGGCTCAGGTTGCGGCCGTGGATCTGCAGCGCGCTGACGTTGAACGTGCCGCCCGGCAGGCCGATCGCCTTCTGCGTATCGACCGACAGCGTCGCCGTCGTCAGGCCGTCGTAGGTGCCGCCGCGGTTCAGGCCGCCGCGCAGGTTCGCGAGGTATTCGCTGGTTTCGGTGATCAGCAGCGTCGCGCCGTACTTGCCGAGCCACGGGCGGATGCCGCCCATGTCGCCGAGCAGGGTCTGGCGGGTCCAGACGCCGGTCCACATGTCGGTCGGCTTGGCCTGGATGGCGAGGTCGGCTTCGGGCGCCTCAGGCTGCGCGTCGACGGACGCGGCGGCGAACGCGGCGGCGCTGACGAGCGAGCCGCAGGCGAAGAGGACCGCGCGTGCGGCCGGGCGCATCCGCGCGCGGATGCCGTCTCCATTGGACGATGCAAACTTCATGTCTAACCCCCTGGTTCCATTTGATCTGGAGTCCTGCTTTTCCGGCGCTCTCCGAACGCTCGGCGACGGGTGGCCAGGGCATGAAGATGAACGCAACGCGGCGCATCGTAGGAGCGTCAAACAATAAAGTCAATGTAAACGAGAATGATTCGCATCTATATTACGGGATGTAATTGGCGGTCTTACGGATAGGGCCTGACGCGCGTTTTCCGTGCAGTGAAAACGTAAATATCTGAGTAATGAAACTGAATGGAGCGATTGGCGTCGATAGATGCGGGCGGATGTGGTCGGGGAGGGGGCGGACGTCGAGCGGCGCGATCCGGGACAAGGACGACGTTCGGCCGGCGGAATTCGCGTCATCGCGCAGTTGGCAGGGTGGGTGCGCAGCGTGTTCGAACACCCCGTGCTTACCCGGTGTCAAACAGGGGGCGGATCGCCGGAAAGCGGGTGTGGAGATGCCGCGGCGAGCCCGTGGTTTTCCCGTAAGCTGATGTTTTAAATAATATTTACTGGATTTGTCGGTGCCCGGCGGGGCGTTCGGAGGCGCGTAAAAATCGTGCTTCCCCCCTTCTTGAATTTGTCAAAACCCGTCCATATAATTAGCACTCGCTGCACGAGAGTGCTAACAATTCTCTGCCGGGCGATGTGCCGGGCAGATTCCCTAAGCGTTCTTCAATCTCAGTCAAGAGAGGAGTGAATATGAACCTTCGTCCTTTGCACGATCGCGTGATCGTCAAGCGCCTGGATCAGGAAACCAAGACCGCCTCGGGCATCGTGATCCCCGAAGCCGCTGCTGAAAAGCCGGATCAAGGCGAGATCCTCGCGGTCGGCCCGGGCAAGCGTGACGACAAGGGTGCACCGATCGCGCTCGACGTGAAGGTCGGCGATCGCGTCCTGTTCGGCAAGTACGCAGGCCAGACCGTGAAGGTCGACGGCCAGGAACTGCTGGTCATGCGCGAAGAAGACATCATGGCCGTGGTCAACGCTAACTAAGCGTCCTCCGACGGCACATATTCCCAAGAATTCAAGGAGTTAGAAGATGGCAGCTAAAGACGTCGTATTCGGCGATTCCGCCCGTTCGAAGATGGTC encodes:
- the efeB gene encoding iron uptake transporter deferrochelatase/peroxidase subunit is translated as MADDLTQPPRPTRRGFLKAGGAAVAAGLAAASMPAAHAADAPAPNAAAHDDVEPFYGKHQGGITTPQQRHAYFAALDLTTAKRADVIALLKTWTDAAARMTRGETAQPLVTAGGDDAAPVDGGDALGLGPARLTITFGFGPGMFTLAGKDRYGLAKRRPAALVDLPRFNGDQLLPEKTGGDLFIQACADDAQVAFHAVRQLVRLGASAAQMRWGQAGFTSGKPGETPRSLMGFKDGTMNPSMSDPAAMNEFVWAGGEGPAWMNGGTYTVVRRIRITLEHWDNTELGFQEQVVGRHKYSGAPLGQKHEFEPLDLDAVDKDGNAVIPDNSHARLASPQLNNGAQILRRAYSYNDSTNFYIERWPPWRQQTEYDAGLMFVAHQRDPRKGFIPINEKLAKLDIMNQFTTHVGSAIFACPPGAQPGSFIGAALFDA
- a CDS encoding co-chaperone GroES translates to MNLRPLHDRVIVKRLDQETKTASGIVIPEAAAEKPDQGEILAVGPGKRDDKGAPIALDVKVGDRVLFGKYAGQTVKVDGQELLVMREEDIMAVVNAN
- a CDS encoding NHL repeat-containing protein, with protein sequence MIESAPLRRFATGALAAAALVAAVAANAEPQGFLETLHRHATLVNTVPDNGDQNPYAIAVAPVTAGTIQAGDVLVDNFNNAANLQGTGSTIVNYRPSTKQLSLFASIPRDLKACPGGVGLSTAMTMLKSGWVIVGSTPSNDGTTNTKGAGCLVVLDPHGNVASTWSTPNINDPWGNMAVVDRGDSATLFVSMAGFGVGGADGNPPVYKQATVLRIDLDVPAGKPPVIKQETVVASGLGAQADKGVFLVGPTGLALSGDQKKLYVSDAIGNRIVEIDDPLTRDTSAGVGRQVTADGFLRRPLALATAPNGHLLATNALNGQVVEIDPVAGKQLYARWIDTDKAQVPPGNGDLFGIAMTPAGDGFYYVEDDVNTLMLAK
- a CDS encoding carbohydrate porin — translated: MKFASSNGDGIRARMRPAARAVLFACGSLVSAAAFAAASVDAQPEAPEADLAIQAKPTDMWTGVWTRQTLLGDMGGIRPWLGKYGATLLITETSEYLANLRGGLNRGGTYDGLTTATLSVDTQKAIGLPGGTFNVSALQIHGRNLSQYNLGTLNTASGIEAQDTTRLWELWYQQSFLDKRVDVKIGQQSLDQEFMVSTYANTFINTMFGWPALPSYDLPNGGPAYPLAGLGVRVRAQLTPKLTALAGVFDGDPLGNNPNNLSGTNFNLHNGALYIGELQYALNQPAEGEMDTGHSNGLPGTYKIGVWYHNGRFADQRIGADGLSLADPNSAANGNGQQHHGNYSFYAVADQMIWRPDPTGAKSLGVFARVMGAPGDRNLVSFAANAGIVLKAPFEGRDNDSVGLAVTYIKIGNHVSSLDRDQLAFSNGPYGVRTQETTVEATYQYQINPWWTIAADAQYTFNAGAGQNPVDQTQPLRNTFVLGARTVITF
- a CDS encoding iron ABC transporter substrate-binding protein; protein product: MKTSTLSRPMRHLVAAAAAALMLTGALHMTPAHAATLTLYNAQHEQVVNQLVKDFEAQSGISVKVRSGEGPALAAQLVAEGDRTPADVYFTENSPELVLLDHKGLLAKVDADALKAVPARFNATDGNWQGVLARESVLIYNTAKLQPPQLPASLLDLAKPEWKGKVGVAPSDADFLPLVSAVLALHGEAATLQWLKGLKTNAQIFDDEEGVTAAVNRGGVVTGIVNNYYWARLHAELGDKSTKSAVHHFAHGDVGGVVNVSGAAVLKASKHAADAQKFVAYLVSERAQKLMATSHVSFEYPLHPGVAPDPILKPINELSPPSLSFEQLGDDSQAGKLLRQAGLL